A part of Lutra lutra chromosome 2, mLutLut1.2, whole genome shotgun sequence genomic DNA contains:
- the LOC125092861 gene encoding DBIRD complex subunit ZNF326-like, whose protein sequence is MDFEDDYTHSACRNTYQGFNGMDRDYGPGSYGGMDRDYGHGSYGGQRSMDSYLNQSYGMDNHSGGGGGSRFGPYESYDSRSSLGERDLYRSGYGFNEPEQSRFGGSYGGRFESSYRNSLDSFGGRNQGGSSWEAPYSRSKLRPGFMEDRGRENYSSYSSFSSPHMKPAPVGSRGRGTPAYPESTFGSRNYDAFGGPSTGRGRGRGHMSDFGSIHRPGIVVDYQNKPTNVTVAAARGIKRKMMQPFNKPGGTFIKKPKLAKPVEKMSLSKSPTKTDPKNEEEEKRRIEAQREKQRRRREKNRNMEMDTEWHSRVPFVNSERLKKKILNYIWKVLHTRKH, encoded by the coding sequence ATGGACTTCGAGGACGATTACACACACTCTGCTTGCAGAAATACTTATCAGGGCTTTAATGGAATGGATCGTGATTATGGCCCCGGATCTTATGGAGGGATGGACCGTGACTATGGCCATGGATCCTATGGGGGTCAAAGATCCATGGACTCCTACCTAAACCAGTCATATGGCATGGACAAtcacagtggtggtggtgggggtagCAGGTTTGGACCTTATGAGTCTTACGACTCCAGGTCTTCTCTGGGTGAGCGAGATCTGTACAGATCTGGCTATGGTTTTAATGAACCCGAACAAAGCCGCTTCGGAGGTAGTTATGGTGGTCGATTTGAGAGCTCCTACCGGAATAGTCTTGACTCTTTCGGAGGTAGAAACCAGGGCGGGTCTAGCTGGGAAGCACCTTACTCCCGTTCAAAATTGAGGCCTGGGTTtatggaggacagaggaagagagaattactCTTCCTACAGCAGTTTTTCTTCACCCCATATGAAGCCTGCACCTGTAGGCTCTCGGGGGAGAGGAACGCCTGCTTATCCTGAAAGTACATTTGGAAGCAGAAACTATGATGCTTTTGGAGGACCATCAACAGGCAGAGGCCGAGGCCGAGGACATATGAGTGATTTTGGAAGCATTCATAGACCTGGAATTGTTGTTGACTATCAAAACAAACCCACCAATGTGACAGTTGCCGCTGCaagaggaataaagagaaaaatgatgcaaCCATTTAATAAGCCTGGTGGAACCTTTATCAAGAAACCCAAGCTAGCAAAACCTGTGGAGAAGATGAGCCTCAGCAAATCACCCACAAAAACCGATcctaaaaatgaggaagaagaaaagcgaCGAATTGAGGCTCAGCGAGAGAAACAAAGacgcagaagagaaaaaaacagaaatatggagaTGGATACAGAATGGCATTCACGTGTTCCTTTTGTAAATTCCGAACGTTTGAAGAAAAAGATATTGAACTACATCTGGAAAGTTCTTCACACCAGGAAACACTAG